The following are from one region of the Carcharodon carcharias isolate sCarCar2 chromosome 27, sCarCar2.pri, whole genome shotgun sequence genome:
- the LOC121270278 gene encoding zinc finger protein 239-like, translating to RHKDTPTREKPWKCGDCGKGFRSPSVLEIHRRSHTGERPFTCSVCGKGFTQLSSLHTHQRIHTGERPFKCPDCGMCFKNSGELRSHQRVHTDERPFVCTHCGTGFRRSSQLTAHQQVHTGERPFICSECGKGFTQSSHLLTHQHTHTGERPFICSECGKGFARSFTLLIHQRTHTGEKPYTCSKCGKGFRVSTTLLTHQRVHTGERPFTCPECGKRFIWSSHLHRHRRTHSGERSFTCSVCGKGFTQSSHLRRHQRVHE from the coding sequence agacacaaggacacccCCACcagggagaaaccgtggaaatgtggggactgtgggaagggattcagatccCCGTCTGTGCTGGAAattcatcgacgcagtcacaccggggagaggccattcacctgctccgtatgtgggaagggattcactcagttatccagctTACATAcccaccagcgaattcacactggggagagaccatttaaATGCCCAGATTGCGGGATGTGCTTTAAAAATTCCGGGGAACTGAggtcccatcaacgtgttcacactgatgagagaccgttcGTATGCACTCACtgcgggactgggttcaggcgatcatctcaactcactgcgcaccagcaagttcacactggggagagaccgttcatttgctctgagtgtgggaagggattcactcagtcttcccacctgctgacacaccagcacactcacactggggagaggccattcatctgctctgagtgtgggaaggggtttgctCGGTCATTCACACTGCTGATACATCAGCGCACTCATACTGGGGAGAAGCCGtacacctgctccaagtgtgggaagggattccgtGTGTCAACCACCCTGCTGacccaccagcgagttcacactggggagaggccgttcacctgccccgagtgtggaaagagattcattTGGTCATCTCATTTGCACAGACACCGACGCACTCATAGTGGGGAGAGGTCGtttacctgctctgtgtgtgggaagggattcactcagtcatcccacctgcggagacaccagcgagttcacgaGTGA